The DNA window AAATCAGTTTTGCGATCCTATCCATCGCCTCAGACACTTGAACAACATCTTCCTTATTTTCCTGTGCCCGGGTGTCCATGTAAAcgtaaaaagaaaaggaggagaGAACGGCTGGTCCGCCTCCTCCCCTCAATTCAACAACACTGAGTCGACGGTCCACCTCTGCTCAGCTCAGAAGGGTCCTCAAATCGTTGGGGGAAAAAAAGCATTTCGACAATTTCTGTACTGTCGAAGGTTCGAACCGGGGATCACGTTCAGCATTTCCTCATTTATAATGCTGTTTTttcagaaaattttttgggCTGTGATGGCTTCTGTAGTGGAACCGAATACTTTGGGATATCTGGTCTGGGAACAACTGTTCCCTGCGGCCGGACATGGATTGCGCGTCCTGGTCTTTCGGCCTGGACAAAAAGTGTGCCCTCTTGGGTCTCTTTGCGCCATGTCTCGTTTGTCTCAACTGTTTCTGAAAAGAGCCCGGGTTTAATCCCGGGCTCCGGTAAGTTTTAAACGTGTCCTGGTTTAACCAACCAATCGATC is part of the Huiozyma naganishii CBS 8797 chromosome 4, complete genome genome and encodes:
- the KNAG0D02040 gene encoding uncharacterized protein, whose protein sequence is MRTLHNPLKGGNTRSHCHLGPVNSDIRCLGIVRTVQSWSPPNGSSLPSLDETPLTAVETRPPRREQSCYFAALNGQTDFSCRPPLLNSPPGSIGWLNQDTFKTYRSPGLNPGSFQKQLRQTRHGAKRPKRAHFLSRPKDQDAQSMSGRREQLFPDQISQSIRFHYRSHHSPKNFLKKQHYK